Proteins encoded together in one Candidatus Binatia bacterium window:
- a CDS encoding DUF2905 domain-containing protein: protein MSDLGRTLIFFGIILVIAGAVLLLGPRIPWLGRLPGDIVYRSDRVTFYFPIVTCIVLSIVLSVLLWLWRR from the coding sequence ATGTCCGACCTCGGCCGCACTCTCATCTTCTTCGGCATTATTCTCGTCATCGCCGGGGCAGTGCTGCTGCTCGGCCCCAGGATCCCGTGGCTGGGCCGCCTGCCGGGCGACATCGTGTACAGGAGCGATCGCGTAACCTTCTACTTCCCGATCGTAACGTGCATCGTCCTCAGTATCGTGCTCAGCGTTCTGCTCTGGCTGTGGCGAAGGTGA